The genomic stretch CAACGATGGCATCCCGGCCGGTTTGCCGGCGAGCGCGCGCGTGGCGCATAAGACGGGAGCAATTCATCGAATCGCGCACGATGCCGGGATCATCTATCCGTCCGAGGGACCACCTTATGTGCTCATCGTCCTCACGCGCGGGATAGCCGAGGAGCAAAGCGCCAACCGACTCATCGCAGAGATCTCGCGCCTCATGTACGAGCATACCCTGAAGCAGCGAGCGGAACGCATTCCGCAGCGGCAATGAGTCATCCCTTCGCGTCAGGACCTCCGCGTCGGCTTTCATTGAGAGCGGTTCGAAAAAAGTCCCCTCCCGCACCCCATGACCTTTCGTTTCACGGAAACGCTGCGGGTCGTCCATCCTTCCCTCCCGGCGGAATTCCCAAAATTTTCCCTTAATTTTGTTCAATTCATCTTCAGATCGTTCAAGACAACATCGGCGGCGAGCGCTAAATAAGGCGGGCGGGAGACCAATAACCAACTAAGGAGGGACGACCATGGGTGACTGGAAAAGTATCCACCGCCTCTTCCACTCCTTCTTTCCGGTTGTCCCCTCTTCGACCAATGGAGGGGTGTCGGGTCGGAAAATCGTCGTTTTCGCCGTGTTCGTCGCGCTGATGCTGAGCGGGCCTTCGGGCCTCGCGCAGTTGCGCATTGTCGGTTCCGTCTCCGGGGTCATCGAGGATCCAATGGGGGCTGTCGTCCCGAATGCGAAAGTGGTGTTGAAGGACGTGAAGACCGGGATCACGAAAGAGACGACCTCTAGCGAACGAGGGACGTTCTTCTTCCCGGACCTGGCCAGCGGGGTGTACGAGATCACGGTGACGGCGCCGGGGTTCCAGACGGCGGTCGTTCCCAACATCATCGTCTCGACGAGCCAGACGACGGACGTGCGCATTCGCCTGGAAATCGGTCAAATGACCGAGACCGTCGAGGTCGTAGGCGGGTCATCGCCCGTTTTGGAGACGACCTCGCAATTGGTGGTGAGCACGATCCCAAAGGAGACGATCACGCGGTTGCCGTTGGCCAATCGCAGCAATGTGCTCGCGCTGGCGCGGCTCGCTCCAGGAGCTGCTCCGGCCACGGGCGGTAGCACACGGTATAACAATCTAGCGGGTGGAGCGCTCAACGTCACCGTGGACGGGATCAACAATGCCTCCATCGGATATAAGAGTGGTGGGACGGTTTTCTACATGACTGTTCCTGTCCGACTTGGGGCCGTGGAGGAGGTCTCCATTGAGACCGGGGGATTAGGTGCGGATTCCGGAGCACAAAGCGGTACGAACATTAAGTTCACGACGCGACGCGGCGGAAGCGAGTACCACGGTAGCCTCTTCTACGAGCCGCAGAGCGAGAAGTTCAATGCTAATACCTGGGCTCGAAATGCCCAGGGCTTGCCGCGGGTTCGATTTCGCCGTCACGACTACGGAGGGAACTTTGGCGGCCCCTTGATTCCTTTCGGTCCGTTCAAGAAGAAGATGTTCATCTTCGTGAACTTCGAGCGACGGTTGCAACCCATGCGGGTCGCGAGCACGGTCACTGTGCCAACGCCGGAGGCGCAGCGCGGGATTTATGCCTACATCGTCAGCGGCACGACGGACCAAGTGCGAACCGTGAACGTCTTAGAGCTGGCGGCGGCCAGGGGCCTGCCCACGCGTTTGGATCGCGTGACCCAGGCCATCTTAGCCCTCCACAACGAAGTCCCCAAGTACGCGACGCGGATCCCCGATGATGATCTCAATCGAGACACCTATGCGTGGGATGAGGAGAACAACCTCTATCAGTATTTCCCCACTGTGCGATTCGACTACCACATCACACCGGGGCAACAATTCACGTTCACCTGGAACTACTACCACAGTTGGCAACCGGGGCAACGGCGTCTTCCTGTGCCGGGCGTGAATCGCGTCAATCCCTTCCGCTTGGGCTACTTCATCTGGTCCATGGCATTGCAGTCTACCTTCTCTTCACGGACGTTCAATGAATTTCGCTATGGCGTGCAGCATAGCGGCGATACCAATACACGCGCCGAGTATGGTCTCTACTATCAGTTCGACGGGAAGCCACTGCGGATCGGCACGACACTGCCCTTTAATGTGACGGTTCCGTTCATTGATCAACAGAACGTGACGGGACGGCACTACATCACGACGATTTACGACACGCTGACGCTCCATCGGGGCGAGCACACGATCACACTCGGCGGCAGTCTCCGGAGGAGCGTGTGGAACGACACGGCCGAAGTCTTCCCACTGCCCACGTACACGACGGGGACGCCTTCCGGCGATCCATTGCAAGCGGCCACGGCATTCACGACCGCGACGATTCCAGGGATCAATCCCACACAGCTCGGAGAGCCCTTGGCTCTATACAACCTCTTGGTGGGGCGAGTGGCCGCCGCGAACTTCACCCGCGTCGTGAATCCGGATACCTTCCGGTACGACGGGTTCATCAACTACACGTGGACGAATTCTCTCATGGGGGGCGTCTACGCGCAGGATCGCTGGCGGGTCACACGAGATCTCACGCTGAACTACGGGTTGCGGTGGGAGATCCAGGGCCCGATGAAGGACGGTAAGGGGATCACGGCCGTCCCGGATATGGCGAGCGTCCTGAGTGGAGGTGCGCCACTGCTCTATGTGGGGCGCATCCCGTACAAGACCGACTGGCGCAATCTCGCCCCGAACTTCGGCTTCGCGTGGAATCCCTCTCGAACATCGGGCCTCTGGGGCAGGCTCTTGGGCGATGCGAAGACCGTCATCCGCGCGTCCTATGGGATCGTCTACTATGACGAAGGGACGCAGTTCTTCGCCGCCAACCTGGGCCCCAACGTGGGGAAATTCATCAACGCGATCACCCTCATTCCAGGGCAACCGGGGCAGACGAACCTGCCAGCCTTCTATACGCTCTCGGACATCGTGGCGAATCCCTTGACCGTGTCCTCATTCGCGTTCACCACGACCGAGTA from Blastocatellia bacterium encodes the following:
- a CDS encoding carboxypeptidase-like regulatory domain-containing protein — protein: MGDWKSIHRLFHSFFPVVPSSTNGGVSGRKIVVFAVFVALMLSGPSGLAQLRIVGSVSGVIEDPMGAVVPNAKVVLKDVKTGITKETTSSERGTFFFPDLASGVYEITVTAPGFQTAVVPNIIVSTSQTTDVRIRLEIGQMTETVEVVGGSSPVLETTSQLVVSTIPKETITRLPLANRSNVLALARLAPGAAPATGGSTRYNNLAGGALNVTVDGINNASIGYKSGGTVFYMTVPVRLGAVEEVSIETGGLGADSGAQSGTNIKFTTRRGGSEYHGSLFYEPQSEKFNANTWARNAQGLPRVRFRRHDYGGNFGGPLIPFGPFKKKMFIFVNFERRLQPMRVASTVTVPTPEAQRGIYAYIVSGTTDQVRTVNVLELAAARGLPTRLDRVTQAILALHNEVPKYATRIPDDDLNRDTYAWDEENNLYQYFPTVRFDYHITPGQQFTFTWNYYHSWQPGQRRLPVPGVNRVNPFRLGYFIWSMALQSTFSSRTFNEFRYGVQHSGDTNTRAEYGLYYQFDGKPLRIGTTLPFNVTVPFIDQQNVTGRHYITTIYDTLTLHRGEHTITLGGSLRRSVWNDTAEVFPLPTYTTGTPSGDPLQAATAFTTATIPGINPTQLGEPLALYNLLVGRVAAANFTRVVNPDTFRYDGFINYTWTNSLMGGVYAQDRWRVTRDLTLNYGLRWEIQGPMKDGKGITAVPDMASVLSGGAPLLYVGRIPYKTDWRNLAPNFGFAWNPSRTSGLWGRLLGDAKTVIRASYGIVYYDEGTQFFAANLGPNVGKFINAITLIPGQPGQTNLPAFYTLSDIVANPLTVSSFAFTTTEYKKVVNQADQTFARTINGFDPTLRAPYTINWNFGIQRELWKDSVLEIRYVGNTSKLSWRTSNLNEVDIFRNGFLEEFRNAQRNLAINQAAGVNSFQYRGLPGQVPLPIFDAAFGARGGVPPIAPGSGYQNPTFITQLQTGAAGALATTLATNPNYVCRMFGSAFSPCLRIDPRYNAPGPYPINFFLPNPYVAGRLGYVDDTGWHSYNGLQIQLRQHLRRGLTWTTNYTWSKSLTNLAVDNQNQSLDFLTLRNVRLNKRVSPFDIRHVIQSFGTYDLPIGRGRWLSINNRVLNAVIGGWTLGSIFVFQTGAPIQLTGGFQTVNNTNNPAASGVWLAPGVTLKQIEKMFKAPLQRLTGRAGMTDLQRLAVDPRLVGPDGRANPQFLIPNSTPGEFGQLIFLRDRNTFQWDVSLTKEFQLAEKTRLELFASFNNVLNHPRWGFPNANVFSTTFGVVGAPTGNRTINLRATLNF